The segment CCCACCATGCCTGAGCCTGTTGCCACGCCCACCGTCACCGTCGTCGGATCCCTGAACCTCGACACCCTGCTCACCGTGCCCCATTTGCCCGAACCTGGGGCCACGGTCATCTGCTCTGGTTGGGATGCGCGCTACGGCGGCAAGGGGGCGAACCAGGCGATTGCGGCATGCAGACAGGGTGGATTCGTCAACATCATCGGCTGCGTGGGTGATGACCCCGTGGGCGCGGCGTATGTGAACAGCCTCATCGAGCAGCAGGTGGGTGTGAGCGGCATCCAGCCCCTGCAGGAAACCCAAACCGGCCGCGCCTACATCAGCATCGATGCTGCGGGGCAAAACACCATTGTGGTGAACCAAGGCGCCAACATGTACCTTTCCGCCGATCTGGTGCTCACGCAGGAGCCGCTGCTGGAGGCATCCGATGTGGTGCTGGCCCAGTGTGAAGTGCCCATCGAGGCCGTGGTCGTGGCACTCCAGAGAGCGTCTGAGCTGGGGAAAACCACCATCCTGAATGCCTCCCCCATCAATCCCGAATTCCCCTGGGGTCAGGTGCCGATTGATTTCCTCATCGTGAATGAGCGTGAGGCCGCCGCACTGCTGGGCTACTTCGTCGAGAGCACGAATGAAGCATCCACCGTCCGCGCCCAGATGGCCGACCTCGGCGTGAGCACCCTCATCATCACCCGGGGGAAGGAGCACACCTTTGCCTTCAGCCAGAACCAGGCCCTCAAGGTGCCACCGCCTCAAGTGGACGTCGCGGACACCACCGGGGCAGGAGACGCCTTCGCCGGGGCCTTCGCCGTCCACTGGGCCCAGACGCAAAACCTGCTTTCCAGCGTGCGCAAGGCGAACATCGCCGGTGCCATCACCACCACCCGGCTGGGAGCGCAGGACGCCATCCCCACCCGCGAGGAGGTGGATGGCTTCGGCAAACCGCCTGTCGTTCCGCAAGAAACACCCAGTGAGCGCAGCGTTTCCAATGAAGAGGAGGAAGTGCCGGCGTAATCTGCGAGCTTCGGAAGGTGTCTTCCTGCGATGTTCGTCAGCACAGTAGCAGAGCACGTGGTTACCTGTAAGACACAGAGCAGAACGCCCCTGCCCCACCGTATTTGGTAAAGCGTCCTGAGCTGTTCGGGGACAACAGGAAATGCCTCTGCTTGCGCAATCCTGCACTTTGACCCGGCAGCATTCCGGCCTACCCTTGACTCAATTTCTCACGTTCCCCACCCCATGAACCTTACTCGTACTGCATTTGGAAGCTGGAGCGGCGGTCGCTTCATGCACTTTGGCGAAGCGCTGGATGACGCGCGCTACATCAATCTGGTCCACCGCTCGTACGAAAAGGGCACCCGCAGCTTCATCACGGCGGATGTGTACGGCGGCGGTCGTGCAGATACCCTTCTGGGTGAGGCGCTCAAAGGCATCGACCGCAGCACCTACAACCTCACCGGCATCGTGGGCCACGACTTCTACGGTGGCCTCCGCGCCGGTGCGAAGGGCTACCCCCGCTTCACCGAACCCGGATTGCGCAGCCCCGAGGAGTATGCAAGCTACCTCGTCATGGCGACGGAGAAGTCGCTGGAGCGCTGTGGTGCAGAGAAGTTCGACCTGCTCATGCTGCACAACCCGGACTCCGTCGGCTACAGTAGTGAAGCGGTGTGGGATGGCATGCGTGCCCTGAAGCAGCGCGGCCTGGTGGAGCGCCTCGGCATCGCCCCCGGACCGGCCAACGGGTTCACCCTCGACATCATCGGCTGCTTTGAAAAGTTCGCCGCCGATCTCGACTGGGCCATGATCATTCTGAACCCCTTCGAGCCCTGGCCAGGCCAGCATGTGCTCGCGGCGGCGAAAAAGCACAACATCGACCTGCTCGCCCGTGTGGTGGACTTCGGCGGCATCTTCCATGACGACGTGAAGCCTGGACACAAGTTCCGCGACGGCGATCACCGCACCTTCCGCCCACAAGGCTGGGTGGAACACGGCTGCGAGAAGCTGGAAAAGGTGCGCCCCATTGCAGAGAAGTATGGCCTGACCATGCTGCAGTTCTCCGCCATCTGGGATCTCTCCCAGGAGCCCGTGAAGAGCGTGGTACCCACGCTGATTCAGGAAGCTTACGAAGGTGCCAAGAGCATTGAGAGCAAAGTGGATGAGCTCGCCGCCCTGCCGGACGTCACCTTTACCCCGGCAGAGGTGGCGGAGATCGCCGCCATCGGCGACAACACCGGCTGCATGAAGCTGAAGGGCGCCAGCGAACGTCACGCCGGCCAGGATCCTCGCGCCGACGAGTGGCCCATTCAGGAAGGCCAGCTCCGCGTCGCCGAGCGCTGGGGGCTGGGCGCGACGTGGGCGTGGTGAGTCTTTCGTACATTCATCGAGACACGGAAGCCACGATGCAGATCGTGGCTTCTTTTTTTAGCCGCAAAGAGACGCAAAAGGCAAAGGGATGGGCGGGTAGGGTGGAGAATGCGAAGCTTTGGCTTCGGCCGAGTCGGGATCCGAGGGGGGAAGGTACGTCTGGAGCGACTTCATTTCGGCTGAAGCCGAAGATACTTTGGGACGCAGCTACGACCACTGGCTCATTTCATAGAGCTTTGGGTCGCGCACGGGAGCGGCGAAGCTGGCTTTGAATTTTTTTACGGTCTGCGCAAAGAGGTCGGTGCCCTCACCGCCCTCTCCGGTTCCCCCATCGAGATCGCCGAATTCATTCTCCAGCTTCTCGGGATCTTCTCCTGCTTCGAGGCGGCGTACCAGCTCACGCATCTCCGGCGGCACCTTGTCACCCATGAGGTCGGTCATCTTCTTCATCACGTGGCCGAGCTGACGCGGATCGGGATTGTTTTCATCCATGCCCGCCATGTCCCGTTCCATCTCCGCCATGATGGCCTCCATTTTAGTTTCATCCATGCCGGCAAAGGGATCATCCCCGCCCTCTTCCTGCAGCCCTTTCAACATCGCGAAACGGGACACACGCTTCTCCATGCGGAACTTGGGATCGTCAGGGCAGCGGGGGGTGCGGACGCCCTCTGCGCTGTTGCGTGCCAGGAACTGGTAGATGCGGTTGTTGTCCGGGCAGAAGAACTCGTAGATGGGCATGGCGGAAAGTTGCGGGTTGAAAAGTGGGGTCGGCGGGACTGTATGAGTGCGAGAATTTTGCGCGAGATTGGGCGTTCGCTCAACCTTCAACCGCAGAACTGATTCGCACCACCCCGCCTCGAGACGTGACCACCCGCTTTGCCCCCTCCCCCACTGGATGGCTACATCTTGGTCATGCGTATGCGGCGCTCTTCGCTGCAGCGGAGGCGTGCCGGGCTGGCGCAGCGGGAAGATTTCTTCTGCGTCTGGAGGATATCGACACCACGCGCTCACGGTCTGAGTACGAAGCGGCCATCTACGAGGATCTGCGCTGGCTGGGCCTCACCTGGGAGGAGCCGGTGCGCCGGCAAAGTGAACATTTCCAGGACTACAGGAATGCGCTGGCCAAGCTCGATGCGATGGGGCTGCTGTATCCGTGTTTCTGCACGCGGAAGGAAATCCAGGAGGAAATCGCCCGAGCGGGAGCCGCGCCGCACGGACCGGAGGGGCCGCTGTATCCCGGCACGTGCCGAAGTCTTTCCCAGGAGGAGGCGCAGCAGCGCAAAACCGCCGGGCGGGACTATGCGCTCCGGCTTGATATTGAGAAAGCGATGGCGCTCGGGGGGCGTGAGCTGGTGTGGGAGGATCTCGCCTACGGCACCTTCGTAGCGACACCCGAGGTGCTGGGTGACGTGGTGCTGGCGCGGAAAGAGACGCCCACCAGTTATCACCTCGCTGTCGTGGTGGATGATGCTGCCCAGGACATCACGCTGGTGACACGTGGGGAAGACCTCCTCACCGCCACCCATCTGCACCGTCTGCTGCAAGCGCTGCTTGGTTTGCCGGTGCCGCAATGGAAACATCACAGGCTCGTGACGGACAGTGAAGGCAAGCGACTCGCCAAGCGCGACAATGCCCGGGCGCTGCGCACGCTGCGCGAACAAGGGTGGACTTCCGCGCGCGTCTTCACAGAACTCGGCTTCGCCCGCTGAAAATCTCTTGCTCGCACTCTCGCTCCTGCTCTTCAATCCCCTCAACGGAAACTTCCCTCTCCGCACTCTGGACTCCGCCTTCAACACTTCTCCCATGATTCCCCGCCTCCGCCTCGCTCCGCACAGCCCCGAGTTCTCCCGCATCGCGTATGGCACGTGGCGCATCATCGACGAACCTGCACCGACGCCGCAGGAGCTCAACCGCCGCATCCAGACCTGCCTGGAGCTCGGCATGACCACACTCGACACCGCGGAAATCTACGGCGGCTACGAAGTGGAAGAAGCCCTTGGCCGTGCTCTGGCTCTCACCCCGGGGCTGCGCGACAAGCTGGAAATCGTGACCAAGGCCGGCATCTACGTGCCGAACAAATTCCACCCCGAGCGCCGCACCGCGCACTACAATGCCACCGGCGCGCGCATGGTGAAGAGTTTGGAAAAGTCACTGCGCTTCCTCGGCACGGATCATGTGGAACTGCTGCTGGTGCACCGTCCCGACTGGCTCACCCGCGCGGAGGACACTGCGAAAGGACTCAACGATCTCGTGCGCTCCGGCAAGGTCCGCAGCACGGGTGTATCCAACTATAATGTACACCAGTTCAGCCTGCTGAACTCGCAGATGGAGAAGCCGCTGGTGACGAACCAGCTCGAGTACCACTTCCTGCACATGGAGCCGATTTATGATGGCACCTTCAGCCAGTGCGAGCAGCTCGGCATTGTCCCCATGGCCTGGAGCCCCATGGCGCAGGGTCGCATCTTCGACCCGAAGAACGAAGCTGCAGTGCGTCTCAAGGACGCCGCAGAGAAGATGGCGCCGCGCTACAATGGCGCGACGCTCGAGCAGCTTGCGTATGCCTGGATTCTCGCGCATCCCAGCAAGCCCATGCCGATCCTTGGGACGAACAAGGTCGAGCGCATCCAGAGTGCGGCGGCTTCGGTGGGGATCACGCTGGAGCGTGAGGACTGGTATGCGCTTTGGGAGGCGGCGCAGGGAAGGCGCATTCCTTGAAGGCAGTTCACAAGGCACGCTGGCTGACGCGTTCCCATGCGCTGCTCACCCCTGAGGCGGCGCGACTGATTCCTTTGGCCCGGCTGTGGCTTTCCTCACAAACATAAGGATGATCGCCGCGCCGAGCCAAATGACCGCTCCAATTCCAAGAAAAATCCCTGCCAGCAAACCAAAGATCGCAGAGAGGAAAGGCTGGGGAAACTTGGACGGCTCGATGGAAAAGGACCTTCCTTCTTCCGGCGGCATGGAAATCGCGATTCCATAGTTACCCGGCTCCGTGAAGGTCACGGTGCCAAGGGAAACCTTGCGGCTTACTCCCGATGTCTGCCTCATACCCACACGTGCTTTCCAAGGCACAGTGCTCCCATCCTTTTCATGGATGATTTCGACTTTCGTCCCATCGGGCACCTCGTCGGGGAACGTACGAAAGGTGCCATTTTGCACGGTCTTGACTTGATTCCATAAAACGTAATCACCGGGCTTGAGGATCTGCACCTTGGTGAAGCCAGGGGTCGCCAGATGAAGCCCCTCGTCTGCCACAACGCTCAAAAAGGAACGAACGCCCAACACGCCGAGCGCCAGGGCGCAGCCCAACACGATGACGGGAAAAATGATGTTCAGGATTCTCATCGTACGCTTGCAGTGAGCTTTCCTGGTTTTTCCTCGGATGTCACGGGTCTTTTCAGACAGCACGGATCGAGTGAGGTTCATCACAAAAACGCTGACCAAAACTCAGAGACAGGACCGTTCCCTCCGACCTACGCCTCCTTGCCATGAATCCACGCATCACCATTTCCTCGCGCCGTCGCTTTCTGCAGCAATCCATTCTTGCCACTGGAGCTTCGGTCTTGGGTTTCCCGGCCATCGTTTCCAGCCGCTCCCCCAATGGGAAGCTGCAGGTCGGTGTCATTGGGAGCGGTGGTCGCGGTGCGAGCAACCTCAAGGAAGTGGCGCAGGTTTCCGACATCGTCGCTCTGTGCGATGTGAACGAGAAGAACCTCGAGTACGCGTCAGCCGCACATCCACAGGCGCGCAAGTACCGTGACTATCGTGAGCTGCACACGAAGATGGAGGATCTCGATGCTGTGGTGGTGAGCACCACGGAGCACACGCATGCCTTCGCAATCCTGCCGGCACTCCGGGCGAAGAAACATGTGTACTGCGAAAAACCCCTCACACGCGATGTGCATGAAGCCCGCGTGGTGATGGAAGAGGCAAAGAAGGCGGATGTGACCACACAGATGGGCACCCAGATGCATGCCACGGCGAACTACCACCGCGTGGTGGAGTTGATTCAAAGCGGCGCCATCGGCCAGGTAGGTG is part of the Roseimicrobium gellanilyticum genome and harbors:
- a CDS encoding aldo/keto reductase, yielding MIPRLRLAPHSPEFSRIAYGTWRIIDEPAPTPQELNRRIQTCLELGMTTLDTAEIYGGYEVEEALGRALALTPGLRDKLEIVTKAGIYVPNKFHPERRTAHYNATGARMVKSLEKSLRFLGTDHVELLLVHRPDWLTRAEDTAKGLNDLVRSGKVRSTGVSNYNVHQFSLLNSQMEKPLVTNQLEYHFLHMEPIYDGTFSQCEQLGIVPMAWSPMAQGRIFDPKNEAAVRLKDAAEKMAPRYNGATLEQLAYAWILAHPSKPMPILGTNKVERIQSAAASVGITLEREDWYALWEAAQGRRIP
- a CDS encoding aldo/keto reductase, which encodes MNLTRTAFGSWSGGRFMHFGEALDDARYINLVHRSYEKGTRSFITADVYGGGRADTLLGEALKGIDRSTYNLTGIVGHDFYGGLRAGAKGYPRFTEPGLRSPEEYASYLVMATEKSLERCGAEKFDLLMLHNPDSVGYSSEAVWDGMRALKQRGLVERLGIAPGPANGFTLDIIGCFEKFAADLDWAMIILNPFEPWPGQHVLAAAKKHNIDLLARVVDFGGIFHDDVKPGHKFRDGDHRTFRPQGWVEHGCEKLEKVRPIAEKYGLTMLQFSAIWDLSQEPVKSVVPTLIQEAYEGAKSIESKVDELAALPDVTFTPAEVAEIAAIGDNTGCMKLKGASERHAGQDPRADEWPIQEGQLRVAERWGLGATWAW
- a CDS encoding ribokinase; translation: MPEPVATPTVTVVGSLNLDTLLTVPHLPEPGATVICSGWDARYGGKGANQAIAACRQGGFVNIIGCVGDDPVGAAYVNSLIEQQVGVSGIQPLQETQTGRAYISIDAAGQNTIVVNQGANMYLSADLVLTQEPLLEASDVVLAQCEVPIEAVVVALQRASELGKTTILNASPINPEFPWGQVPIDFLIVNEREAAALLGYFVESTNEASTVRAQMADLGVSTLIITRGKEHTFAFSQNQALKVPPPQVDVADTTGAGDAFAGAFAVHWAQTQNLLSSVRKANIAGAITTTRLGAQDAIPTREEVDGFGKPPVVPQETPSERSVSNEEEEVPA
- a CDS encoding cytochrome C, producing MPIYEFFCPDNNRIYQFLARNSAEGVRTPRCPDDPKFRMEKRVSRFAMLKGLQEEGGDDPFAGMDETKMEAIMAEMERDMAGMDENNPDPRQLGHVMKKMTDLMGDKVPPEMRELVRRLEAGEDPEKLENEFGDLDGGTGEGGEGTDLFAQTVKKFKASFAAPVRDPKLYEMSQWS
- the gluQRS gene encoding tRNA glutamyl-Q(34) synthetase GluQRS — translated: MTTRFAPSPTGWLHLGHAYAALFAAAEACRAGAAGRFLLRLEDIDTTRSRSEYEAAIYEDLRWLGLTWEEPVRRQSEHFQDYRNALAKLDAMGLLYPCFCTRKEIQEEIARAGAAPHGPEGPLYPGTCRSLSQEEAQQRKTAGRDYALRLDIEKAMALGGRELVWEDLAYGTFVATPEVLGDVVLARKETPTSYHLAVVVDDAAQDITLVTRGEDLLTATHLHRLLQALLGLPVPQWKHHRLVTDSEGKRLAKRDNARALRTLREQGWTSARVFTELGFAR